In the Pseudomonas orientalis genome, one interval contains:
- a CDS encoding membrane-targeted effector domain-containing toxin encodes MTSNARQLQRINHFVRKVLADFPVPGAIAAQLLCEHLQPFSQEILDPDTTFLTTLEYNIDNPNAAYSAQIVQSMSLTEAMICNAPHAPGGMINTTGFSTTAPYFNIVTELPRLMDNRIPQMFNEEFITSGWIPPRRYEALYRQSEPQVYDRTTQLELSPAVLRKVIDSSNFEQTYDKAVTLFWSEHRDNYTTLMRIAFTKAYLNQYEEFTLTDAERRLAARAAGIGVDKSFGNLTLEDFQAPYSLDKNLSVRVLRIHQFEATDLLTITDSQSQITLLYIPGNSSPLHGFKTPTDMRNALVKVARDPTQRKALTNHFEPDSIDSGLLYSGAEEALIGMAMYPESSSPPGFFNSLLHIGYWDPEQYINNPMYPALRSDPFAFIARQIRTRIAKMAANTIVSPLDTFKADTLDALDKACLLAIPVALTMGTALLAEFCFVTSGLAGMAIGADDVIKDKPHAVERIVFGALNALPVVIHGIGKGVSTLEALRPVLDQATRAEEGQISVRVITPPPASIQTETRPLVAATTPSGMQTIKIQGEIFLTYTKPNDWGFFELFVNNPKAPETIQSSGLYAIQSTDRQWRRAGLAGGGAFRNAWQRIYKMFGGAENTSFFSTYEMPSHVRETLADMLTDTSSFSEDFEPYGTAAQSFKNARKLFFEKRSQLNQDSAIFFNRLPYSPLQPVLPRMSLNESQQNIIEKLLRASDGLVIGESHSAESSKAFLVDNMQLLASQGVKRIYFEHLLTDVHMPMLKAFYRSRNAPMAEELANFLNGIYPLPRNHYYSFRNVVTKARDAGIKIQPIDCTASYVLRDMQDSAGTLRQRMMNYYATEVIQWVQTTKRQPGKWVALVGDTHTNTFRDIPGIAELTSSIGLRVEDRVGAQPLGIEVDPGRTASLGLNKGEGTVKANLVLRVDPAVLQHSTEPQPGSSHSRVTKSARTLLTQPGQFMLCEAGHIDYRSRRGELRNVRINSQAGRYFINAPGWSIDQQPFDSIEALVSELKNQPGMQQVGG; translated from the coding sequence ATGACGTCCAACGCCCGACAGCTCCAACGTATCAATCATTTTGTCCGTAAGGTCCTGGCAGACTTTCCAGTACCCGGCGCTATTGCCGCCCAATTGCTGTGTGAGCATCTGCAACCGTTCAGCCAGGAAATATTGGATCCGGACACCACATTCCTGACCACACTTGAATACAACATCGACAACCCCAACGCGGCCTACAGCGCACAGATCGTCCAATCCATGAGCCTGACCGAGGCCATGATCTGCAATGCGCCCCATGCACCTGGCGGCATGATCAACACCACAGGCTTTTCCACCACCGCGCCGTACTTCAACATCGTCACTGAACTGCCGCGCCTGATGGATAACCGCATCCCGCAAATGTTCAACGAAGAGTTCATTACTTCCGGCTGGATCCCGCCCAGGCGGTATGAGGCGCTCTACCGGCAAAGCGAACCTCAGGTCTACGATCGGACTACCCAATTGGAGCTTTCGCCTGCCGTTCTCAGGAAGGTCATTGACTCAAGCAACTTCGAGCAAACCTACGACAAGGCCGTCACACTGTTCTGGAGCGAGCATAGGGACAATTACACCACCCTGATGCGCATCGCGTTCACCAAGGCTTACCTCAATCAGTACGAAGAATTCACGCTGACCGACGCAGAGCGGCGACTGGCCGCCCGGGCGGCCGGTATCGGCGTCGACAAAAGCTTCGGCAACCTGACCCTCGAAGACTTTCAGGCGCCCTATTCTCTGGATAAGAACCTGTCCGTGCGCGTGCTGCGCATTCATCAGTTCGAAGCCACCGATCTGCTCACGATTACCGATAGCCAGAGCCAGATCACTCTCCTGTACATCCCGGGAAATTCCTCCCCTCTCCATGGTTTCAAAACCCCAACGGACATGCGCAATGCGCTGGTGAAAGTGGCCAGAGACCCGACCCAGCGCAAGGCGCTGACCAATCATTTTGAACCTGACTCGATTGACTCCGGCCTGCTCTACAGTGGTGCCGAGGAAGCCTTGATCGGCATGGCGATGTACCCGGAATCGTCCAGCCCTCCCGGTTTCTTCAACAGTTTGTTGCACATCGGCTACTGGGATCCGGAGCAATACATCAATAACCCGATGTATCCGGCACTCCGGAGTGATCCCTTTGCATTTATCGCGCGGCAGATCCGCACACGCATTGCAAAAATGGCGGCAAACACCATTGTCTCGCCCCTGGACACGTTCAAGGCCGATACCCTCGACGCCTTGGATAAAGCCTGCCTGCTGGCGATCCCCGTGGCGCTGACCATGGGCACGGCGTTGCTGGCGGAGTTTTGTTTCGTGACATCGGGCTTGGCTGGAATGGCTATCGGCGCCGATGACGTGATTAAAGACAAACCCCACGCCGTCGAGCGCATTGTGTTCGGCGCCTTGAACGCGCTCCCGGTGGTCATCCACGGCATCGGCAAAGGCGTGAGCACTCTTGAGGCGTTGCGCCCTGTGCTTGACCAGGCCACGCGGGCAGAGGAAGGTCAGATCAGTGTCAGGGTCATCACTCCACCCCCCGCGTCAATCCAGACCGAGACTCGCCCACTGGTCGCTGCAACAACCCCCAGCGGCATGCAGACCATCAAGATCCAGGGCGAGATTTTTCTGACCTACACAAAACCTAACGACTGGGGTTTTTTTGAGCTCTTCGTGAACAATCCAAAAGCGCCAGAGACGATCCAATCCAGTGGCCTCTACGCTATTCAGAGCACCGACCGGCAATGGCGGCGCGCTGGCCTGGCCGGAGGTGGAGCATTTCGCAATGCCTGGCAACGGATTTACAAAATGTTCGGCGGCGCCGAGAACACGAGCTTCTTCAGCACCTACGAGATGCCTTCGCACGTTCGCGAGACCCTCGCGGACATGCTCACTGACACCAGCTCGTTTTCGGAAGACTTCGAACCCTACGGCACGGCTGCACAATCATTCAAAAACGCCCGGAAACTGTTCTTTGAGAAAAGAAGCCAATTAAACCAGGATTCAGCGATCTTCTTTAACCGCTTGCCCTATTCGCCCCTGCAGCCAGTACTCCCCCGCATGAGTTTGAATGAATCACAGCAAAACATTATCGAGAAATTGCTGCGTGCCAGCGACGGTCTTGTGATCGGCGAAAGCCACAGCGCCGAATCGAGCAAAGCCTTTCTGGTCGACAACATGCAGCTACTCGCCAGCCAAGGCGTCAAACGCATCTATTTCGAACATCTGTTGACCGATGTGCATATGCCAATGTTGAAGGCGTTTTACCGGTCAAGGAACGCGCCAATGGCCGAGGAACTGGCAAACTTTCTGAACGGGATCTACCCACTGCCCCGAAACCACTATTACTCATTCAGAAATGTGGTCACCAAAGCCCGAGACGCCGGGATCAAGATCCAGCCGATCGACTGCACCGCGAGCTACGTACTTCGCGATATGCAGGACAGCGCGGGCACCCTGCGCCAGCGGATGATGAACTATTACGCCACCGAGGTGATTCAATGGGTCCAGACCACCAAGCGCCAACCAGGTAAATGGGTCGCACTGGTGGGCGATACCCATACCAATACCTTCAGGGACATCCCTGGGATTGCCGAACTCACCAGCAGCATCGGTCTGCGCGTTGAAGACCGGGTGGGCGCCCAACCCCTGGGCATCGAAGTCGATCCGGGGCGCACTGCCAGCCTGGGCCTCAACAAAGGGGAAGGCACGGTCAAAGCCAATCTGGTCTTGCGCGTTGATCCTGCCGTCTTGCAGCACTCAACGGAACCACAGCCTGGCTCTTCGCACAGTCGAGTGACGAAGTCGGCCCGGACACTGCTGACGCAGCCTGGTCAATTCATGCTCTGCGAGGCTGGCCACATTGACTATCGCTCCCGACGTGGGGAACTGCGCAATGTCAGGATCAATAGCCAGGCGGGTCGGTACTTCATCAATGCGCCCGGCTGGTCTATCGATCAGCAGCCATTCGACAGCATTGAGGCATTGGTAAGCGAGCTGAAAAACCAGCCCGGGATGCAGCAAGTCGGCGGATGA